The following is a genomic window from Struthio camelus isolate bStrCam1 chromosome 17, bStrCam1.hap1, whole genome shotgun sequence.
TGTTTTGTGCAAATGAGACCTAGGTCCattattttaaactgaagtttGTTGGAAGACTGGGGAGAATTGGGCTGTCAGTGTTTTAGCTCTGGGTTGGCAGCTTTTGTACAGTTCAGCGTGTTGCTTGGCTGTGCAGTGGATCTGCTTGTGCAGACGTGTGGAGTGTCCCCCGGATAGCAGGGAGTTCTTGCTGAAATTAAgccaaagtgtgaagaaggctaAGGAATCAAATATTCTCATAATGAGCCAGACTACTACGCCTATGATTCAGGCTGTGCTCAAATACTCACCACAGAAATTGCTGTGCTAGTTTAAGATGTTACCTCCTCCTTTGCTGGAGGATACTTACCCCGCAGTGTAGCCAGCAGAGCAGCTCACATGAATGTTTCTCATGTGTTCATTGCAAAAGTTGTCCAGTTTAGGACAGAAGAAATTACATCCTCCCAGTTAAAATATTCCAGCCTGGTTGTCTCATACTGCATGCTGTCAGGAATCAAACGGCAGTCATCCGAAGCAGATGAGGAACGTTTTCAAGTTGTGTGGTAGAGGCAGTAACctccagcacacagggctctgtATAAAGAGCTAATGCGTGCTACCCATCAAAATGGGAACAGCCTTCCTGTTGCAAACAACTTCAGCTTGAAGTGAGTGTAAAGTAGAGGGAGAAGCAGTGAAATTCCACAGACTATGCCATGCACCTCAAATAAAATCCTGGCTACAGGGATCTCGCCTTATGTACAGTCATGTTCATGTGTACAAAGGGTTCATAAAATGCCAGGAATTTACATACACAAGTTGTGTAGCATCTTACAAAGTACAGGGTAGGAGAGAAACATATATCTAGTGGGGCTGGTTCTTTACTCATCTAAGTTCTGCATGTGTAACTCAGTGAGCTGAGTAActattactgcttttattttgctgcttgtgaGAGTAAAATGGGGTGAAAATTGAGCCGCATGGACGTCATGGCATCCACTTGGAGTGGATCAGGTAAGAATACCCCAGCgttcctgctcccactgcttccttGCGTGGTGCACAGGGCTCTAGTGAGCTGCCTTTCCAGTTACTTTTCCAGCAGGCAATGGCAACGGATTCAGGAATTAAAACCCAGACCAGCAAATTGGTATCGCTGCTCAGGCTTTGAGACAGTAGAGGAGGTTTGTACAGATCCATTCAGCTCCTATCAGAAATTAATGGGAAGATTTGTGGTCAGTGTGAGTTTAGGCATATAAAGCTTGATTCTAGTTCCTTTGTCTGCCAGCGCGTTAATTGGGGCTCAGGGAGACCACTGGAAGGAGGAGGTTTTGATgtaaaaatctcatttatttttattgtattgctAGATCCCCAAGATTAATAAAGcataatattctttaaaaatcactgtatttCCCCCTCCTGTGTAGGGGAAAATGCTTTTGAGAGTCTTCTGCCTGCATACAGAATTAAGGATATTGTTGGCACAGGAATAAATGTGTTAATAAAAGGCTTTGTATACATTTAATTGGGAAagtggagggaggaaggtgtgtaTGTTAATCTAGGTTTTAAATAACAGCAAGCACTACGACCAAATTGGGATGTAATACAGAGTCTCACTTAAGTTCAGTACCAAACACATTCCCTTTTTGATTCTGTCGATTCTTAACTGTCTTGTCTCCATTGTTATTTTAACAAGAGAAAGCAAGCCTCAATTTAgatccccccacctttttttttctttctactgaaTACCTAGTCATCAAACTGATTTTCTGACTGGGTCTCAACTGCGAGACTTGCTGGCCTAATTTTTCTTAGTAACTATAATAGCAACGGCTggtgttcccttttttttttttttttcctcttcccctactctctcctttcttttaaatCTGAGATGTACAGGATGTGCAGACATGCAGATGTAATTTTGGGTTAATTGAGTAATAGTCATCCAAGACCCACGTGAGATTAATGTACAAAGTGACAGGTCAAAAAGCTCAAGGTCCATGACCCTCTGAGATACTAATATCCCcacaattaatttcattttcaggatTGCATCATCTTAAATTGAGGTGAAATCaaggatttttcatttttgtctacCTCCAGCTGAGTTTGACTGGCACAACTTCTGACACGGGTGTGTGGAGGCTGGTACCATGGCCAAGTCAAatccttttctttgttctctgggcctgctgctgctgataaAGTGGTCGGCGCATGGCATTATGTCTTATTACATTTTTGATGCAGACTGCAAAGAAACGGGTAAACTCACCATGGTTACCACGATCTGTCATTTGGCAGGGCATTCCGCACTCAGCAATGGCCTCTAGTGTCTGCATCACAGCTCTGCATATATTGTGGGTAAAGTAGACAATGCAGCACCCCTGGCTGCTGAAGCGACAAAAGTCTATTGATCTGATTGCTAATTTAAATCAGTAGCGGTGCAAAAACTCCAGCAGCGGGCCCTCTTGGGTAGTTGTCCACTGAAAgttcttcttgtttgtttttatcattcAGTGTTAATTCAGTCACTGCTGGGATCCAGCTCCCATGCTGAGACCAACTAGTGTCCACTGCAGTGCCTTGCGCTGGCTTTCACATCTGTGAAACTTTCTCGGTCAGCCGCTAGATTCACTGCTTTGTCTTGCCACATCACATGTCTGGGAATTTTTGTTCTTATCTAGACGGCATTCCTTGCCTTATCTTCATAAACCAAGAATGTGTCGTTGTTTAAATCAACATAATCTGCAACAATCAATAAAGTATCTGCGCTGTATGATCATTGACTGATACAGTGGTAGTGAATgatcttgttttctcttttgcacgAACTGCAGCTAAGGTTTGTTCAGTGGGTAAAGCAGGGTTCCTGTGCCTTGATTCTGAAGGAGTTTGGAGCTCCCAGGTCTTGTATTATGACGGACTGCTTGTAGTAACAGTTTAGGAACAAGTCTTTACAGGATGGGTCTTTTGTTTTATTGTACATGAAGAGAAATTGCTTAAGTCTTTTTCTGCTTAATTGAGGTAATTAAACCTTCCTACCTTGCAGTGCAAGGGACTcattaatgtttttaaagcattttgaaatcctTGGAGGAAGATGTAGTTTGCTGTTGTGTCATGTTTGATAACTGCTGAAATTCAATCATCTAGACTTGAGATATTGACTGAGCTGTACGTACAGAAATCTTGCATTTGTTCACATATTTTGAGCTGATAACGTAATGAACTAATTGAGAAATTGAGAACGTAGCTGACAGCTCTGGTGTTCTTTCACAGCACAGGAGCTGTGCTCTAcgggtgtgttttgttttgttttgttttttaatgtgctttagcAAAGTGTGATAATTAGTTCCATGAGTAATGGAAATGCAGATTGTAGCACCATAAAATTTAGCAGGTTAattaaagacaaaagagaaacttTGCTTATTTAAGGAGGCCTACTGATCATCCCATTTTACCATCACTAGGTTTTCACTAGTTAACTAGTTAAAATTAAGAACACGCTCTCTTCTTGTAGTGAAGATGACACCATGGTGATATCCTGTGATTAATCCTAAAGTGGAAAGAGATTTCCCAACTGAAGAGGACAGGGAATCTCTGTCCCACTGTGTTTATCAGTGCTTTTATGGTGTAACCACtagctttttgtttctctctttttgtcaCGAGGGAAAATCGGAATGAAATCACTTGCAACTTTAAAACGAAAACAGCTTTGAGTCCCAGTGACTTTTAGcatcaatttaatttaatttcaaataaagtCTGGTAAATAAGAACTCTTCCTCGTGTGGGAAGACAGTTGGGAATTTCAGCAAAGGAGTTTGAAAGGGGGAAGATTTTTCAGACAGCAGTCTGAAATCTGTGTCTGCTGCCTGCAGGCAAAGACAGCAGCAACAGTGGACGCAGGAGCACTTCTACTGCAAGAGCAGAAAAGAGCCGCTAAGTCTAGCGGGGTAATGCTCCCTTAGTCCTGAGTGTACAGTCCATAAACAGCAGGTCTTGCAACACTGTTGTAAAATGGGCAGCATAATCAGgccctctcagaaaaaaaaacaaaaaaactgttttgATGTTTCTCAACCCCAATTTCCTATGTTGGAAAATTGGGGGGGGAAAAGCGTTTTGATTCCTCAATTTTGGAGCAGTTTTTCAGTAGATCACATTAGAGTCTGTTTCTATAACTTTCAGTTAACTTGATGCCCTGTTGATCTGAATATAATCTGAATATGATCTTTTATAACGTTAGAACATGTAACCATAGCCCAAAGTgatgttgtttttcctttagtTTACTTTTGCAGTACGGTCTGACTGGCTAAAAATGTTTGACATCACAGAAAGAGGAATAATGGTAGCAGCTCTTCAACTCTGATGTTTTACAATGAGCAGCAGATCTGATGTACCTCATCTGACTGTCCCCTATGAATAGTTTTGGCATCAGCTGGAAATAGTATTGAGGGTAACTTGCATTGACCATGTGATGACACTTTAAGTTGCAAAATTGCTTTCAGATAACTTGCACTGAAAAGGTAAAAATAGCACAGTACATTAGACTCATCTATGAGGAATGTATATATGCAAAAATAGGGCTCCTTAATATTTACAGTTTGTCTAGGCAGAACAACCTGTCATGTTACACTCTGTTTCACTTTTAGGCAAACAATTTGCACTGATAATGTTGCAGGCTGTGCTATTTTCAAATGTAAAGCAAACATTAGAGAAGTGTTAATTTAACTGTTCTCTTCCTACAAAGTGCGACTCTGAAACGGTATTAGTGTGCTTAGAAAGAGGTGAGAGGTCAtggctttagaaaagaaaaaagctatctAGAATGTGTCCCAGTGTAACTGACTAATCCATCTCTAGataataactgatttttttttttccttttctctttacagCTGGGAGTGTGCATTCCCCCTCCACAAGTATGGCAACATCTGCACAATACAGACAGCTTATAAATGACTATGGACCCCCATCCCTAGGCTATACACAAGGGATGCAGGTATAGTTCAGctagttgtttttctttaatcagaTCACTGACCCTAGGTTTGCACAGTAGTATGAATTGTGCCCTGTAATCTGAGGTGTTCCCCCCTCCCACCTAGCTTTGAAATCAAACCCAAATGGCAGACTGATTCATCGCACATGTCTTGGGATCAAATTAGACTAAGCAGAGTGCTGAGTGAGATTAGTTACTAATTAACTGTTAGTCCCTTCCCTTCTGACTAATAGTGAACCATGTCTTGAGTTATGTTCTGATAATAAGGGCTGTAacatatttttagattatttgtTAAAAAGTAATATCCTTACATCTTTAACTGTTCTCCTTGGGTAAATTTATACTTTAAAATTTACAGTCTCATGAAATGTGTGTTACAGAGATTCTTATGGGCTGCTTTCAGGAATCTAGCCGGTAAACTTTCTGTGAACCGTTTTTAACATCGTAACAGGATTCTCTTGTCATATGGGTAGCTTTCTTTTATCTGCTCCTCACTCTCTCCACCTACCCAACTCTCCCACAAAATATATACCTAAACAttatgagaatcacagaatggttgaggttggaagggacctttggagatcatcttgtccaacccccctgctcaagcagggtcacctagagcagcttGCCTAGGACTCTGTcaagacggcttttgaatatctccgaggatggagactccacaacctctctgggcaacttgttccagtgctgagTCAGCCTCACAGTAGAAaagttttccttatgttcagatgggaattcctgtatttcagtttgtgcccgttccACATCGATAAAAGCAGGAGAGTTAGATAAGTAGTTCTCAGATTGCTGTTTTTTCAGGACTGATTTAACTTCTGTTTCACTTAAGGTCCCAATCTTGCAGCCACATTCTCCCAGCTGATCCCTGTTTTCCAAGGGTGCATAGCATTGTGTCCAACTGTAGGAGCAAATGCAACAAGAAAATCATGTTTATATGAtaaatttgaaattttattttttaatataaaagtgtCTTCCAGGGCAGTTTCTGGTACTTCATGAAATTCAGGTTGCTGTTTgtttcagttgttttgtttttagcaatATTTAATTGAGATTACTGTACTTCCAACTACAGGGTACCAGCAGCAGTCAAGTACCACAGAGCAAATATGCAGAACTTCTAGCTATCATAGAAGAATTAGGAAAAGAGATTAGACCCACATATGCTGGGAGTAAAAGTGCGATGGAGAGGCTAAAACGAGGTAATGtctacaattattttttaaaaagtgtcccATGCTCT
Proteins encoded in this region:
- the CDK2AP1 gene encoding cyclin-dependent kinase 2-associated protein 1 encodes the protein MSLGMSYKPNLNAHLPGTPLTPAGSVHSPSTSMATSAQYRQLINDYGPPSLGYTQGMQGTSSSQVPQSKYAELLAIIEELGKEIRPTYAGSKSAMERLKRGIIHARGLVRECLAETERNARS